Proteins encoded within one genomic window of Rubripirellula tenax:
- a CDS encoding YVTN family beta-propeller repeat protein, translating into MRFRHLAKTGRILALVAFALGLSNHLANGLIAAETATSKLVGVDRSPIDLVISADQQWIVTANETSGSLSLIRVTDRQVIDEIIVGDHPANVLGTPDGKHVVVSTAWDGNLHQLRIDADRGKLVLVNSVHVGMQPCGIAILPDSTKAYVGCVANAEIVEVDLNAAKVIRRFSTGNWPRYLTLTPDGKRLAVGLAGNSEIAVIEIDSGKTLYTEPLSGGINLGQMITSSDGTYAYFPWMVYRTNPITVRNIKLGWVLASRMGRVRLDGAAYREAVSLDVPELAVADTHDVAITSDGKRLIASSSGTHELLSYRLPDMPFIAEGGPGDLIDPQLQYNADRFERIEVGGRPMGIAIADDDQTIFVANYLRNSVQVVSRDEAAVIAEIDLGGAKTLTLARKGMEIFHDAVRSLDQWYSCQTCHAGGGTNAKIMDTFNDATEMTFKTVLPLQNVTRTGPWTWHGWQTDLDDAMHRSIVSSMQGVRPAPADKSALIAYLETLDFPPNPFRGDGGSLSEAAARGKVVFESNKAACIDCHHGSTFTDGEIHDVGTGSKSDHYQGYNTPSLNGSYTKVRWLHHGRAKSLLEVVTDYHSPDKVNGSEPLTDGEAADLVAYLKSL; encoded by the coding sequence ATGAGATTCAGACACTTGGCGAAAACCGGGCGAATACTGGCGTTAGTGGCTTTCGCCTTAGGTTTGTCGAACCACTTGGCCAACGGGTTGATCGCTGCCGAAACGGCGACATCGAAGCTGGTCGGTGTGGACCGATCCCCCATCGATCTGGTGATTTCAGCCGACCAGCAATGGATCGTGACCGCCAACGAGACTTCGGGGTCGTTGTCGTTGATCCGAGTGACGGATCGCCAAGTCATCGACGAAATTATCGTGGGGGACCATCCCGCCAATGTGCTTGGGACTCCCGACGGGAAGCACGTCGTTGTCAGCACGGCTTGGGACGGAAACCTGCATCAGCTTCGTATCGACGCCGATCGTGGCAAACTTGTCCTCGTCAATTCGGTCCACGTCGGTATGCAACCGTGTGGAATCGCGATTTTGCCTGATTCGACAAAGGCTTACGTCGGCTGCGTTGCCAACGCGGAAATCGTAGAAGTCGATTTGAATGCCGCCAAAGTCATTCGTCGCTTTTCGACCGGCAACTGGCCGCGTTACTTGACCCTGACACCGGACGGGAAACGGTTGGCGGTCGGACTTGCCGGTAACAGCGAGATCGCCGTCATCGAAATCGATTCGGGAAAAACGCTTTACACCGAGCCGCTGTCGGGTGGCATCAATTTGGGTCAGATGATCACGTCGTCGGACGGAACCTATGCGTATTTTCCTTGGATGGTTTATCGCACCAACCCGATAACGGTGCGCAACATCAAATTGGGCTGGGTCTTGGCCAGCCGCATGGGACGCGTACGTCTCGACGGCGCGGCGTACCGTGAAGCGGTTTCGCTAGACGTTCCTGAATTGGCTGTTGCCGATACGCACGACGTTGCGATCACTTCCGATGGTAAGCGATTGATCGCATCATCATCGGGTACGCACGAATTGTTGTCATACCGATTGCCCGACATGCCGTTCATTGCCGAAGGCGGCCCCGGCGACTTGATCGATCCCCAATTGCAATACAACGCCGATCGTTTCGAGCGCATCGAAGTCGGCGGTCGTCCGATGGGCATCGCGATCGCAGATGACGACCAAACAATTTTCGTGGCCAACTATTTGCGCAACAGTGTCCAAGTCGTCAGCCGTGACGAGGCAGCAGTGATCGCAGAAATCGACTTGGGCGGCGCGAAGACATTGACGCTGGCGAGAAAAGGAATGGAGATTTTTCACGACGCCGTGCGCAGCTTGGACCAGTGGTACAGTTGTCAAACGTGTCACGCCGGAGGTGGCACGAATGCGAAGATCATGGATACGTTCAACGATGCAACGGAGATGACGTTCAAGACGGTCTTGCCGCTGCAAAACGTGACTCGCACCGGTCCTTGGACGTGGCACGGTTGGCAAACCGACTTGGACGACGCGATGCATCGTTCGATCGTGTCGTCAATGCAGGGCGTCCGACCAGCGCCGGCGGACAAGTCCGCGTTGATCGCGTATTTGGAAACGCTCGATTTCCCGCCCAATCCGTTTCGCGGCGACGGGGGCTCGCTTTCCGAAGCGGCCGCGCGAGGCAAGGTAGTGTTCGAAAGCAACAAGGCGGCTTGCATCGATTGCCACCACGGATCAACCTTCACCGACGGCGAAATTCATGACGTCGGTACGGGGTCCAAGAGCGACCACTATCAAGGCTATAACACTCCGTCGCTTAACGGGTCGTACACCAAGGTTCGGTGGCTTCATCACGGTCGGGCGAAGAGTTTGTTGGAAGTCGTGACCGATTACCACAGCCCCGACAAAGTCAACGGAAGCGAGCCGTTGACGGACGGCGAAGCCGCCGACTTGGTCGCGTACTTGAAATCGTTGTAG